The sequence GCCGTCTGGAATTTCTTTTTGATGCTCAAGGGGATGACTTTGAGGTCATCCGTAAACCTTATGACGAGCGTCTGGAAATCGAGCTAAACGTTATTATCTCCATGGGTTTTCCCGGTTATTTTTTAATTGTGGCCGATTTTATCCAGTGGGCCAAGCAAAACGGCGTACCGGTGGGTCCCGGGCGTGGTTCCGGTGCCGGTTCATTGGTGGCTTATGCTTTGACCATCACCGATCTGGACCCCTTGAGATACGAATTGCTGTTTGAGCGATTTTTAAACCCTGAGCGGGTGTCCATGCCCGATTTCGATGTGGACTTCTGTATGGAAGGGCGGGACCGTGTTATTGAATACGTTTCCGAACACTACGGTAAAGAAAAAGTTTCCCAGATCATCACCTACGGTTCCATGGCAGCCAAAGCGGTGGTTCGTGATGTGGGGCGGGTTTTGGGGCACCCCTATGGCTTTGTGGACCAGATTGCCAAGCTCATACCCTTTGATATCGGCATCACGTTGGATAAGGCATTGGAGCAAGAGGAGGCTTTACGGGAACGCTACCAGCGCGAAGAAGAGGTACAACTTCTGATCGATATGGCTCGCTCCTTGGAGGGACTGTCACGCAACGCCGGCAAGCATGCCGGAGGCGTGGTGATTGCGCCCTCAAAATTGACCGATTTCTCTCCGCTGTATTGTGAGCAAGGCGGTGCCAGTCTGGTTACCCAGTTTGATAAGGACGATGTGGAGTCCGTGGGGCTGGTGAAATTCGATTTTCTGGGGCTGCGAACCCTCACCATTATTGATTGGGCCCTAAAAACCATTAACGCGCAAAAACAGACCTTGGGCGAAGAGCCGATACAGATAGAGCGCATATCCCTGGAAGACGAAGCCAGTTATACGTTGTTGAAAAACTGCTCCACCACGGCGGTGTTCCAGTTGGAATCGCGGGGAATGAAAGATCTGATCAAGCGTCTGCAACCGGATAACTTTGAGGATATTGTGGCTTTGGTAGCCCTGTTCCGGCCGGGACCATTGCAGTCGGGAATGGTGGATGACTTCATAAATCGTAAGCACGGTCGCGCCAAGGTGGAATATCCCCACCCCGATTTGGCACCTATTCTCAAGCCCACCTATGGGGTCATTTTGTACCAAGAACAGGTTATGCAGATAGCCCAGGTGTTGGCCAGTTATACCCTGGGAGGTGCGGACCTACTACGTCGTGCTATGGGCAAGAAAAAACCGGAGGAGATGGCCAAGCAGCGCGAGATTTTCACCGAAGGTGCGTTGGGTCGTGGTGTGGAAGCCAAAACTGCCACCTATATCTTCGATCTTATGGAGAAATTCGCCGGTTATGGGTTTAATAAATCCCACTCGGCAGCTTATGCCTTGGTGTCTTACCAGACGGCTTGGCTAAAGACCCATTATCCGGAAGCCTTTATGGCGGCGGTATTGTCGGCGGATATGGACAATACGGATAAAGTAGTGACGCTGATCGAAGAGTGTCGCGAGATGGATCTGAGTGTGACGCCACCGGATGTGAATTTATGCGACTATCGGTTTACGGTAAAACAAGATGGCGTCATTTTGTATGGTTTGGGAGCCATCAAAGGCGTTGGTGAAGGGGCAATCGAGGTCGTGCGCCAGGAACGGCTGGATCATGGGCCATATGCCGACTTGTTTGAATTCTGTCGAAGGGTGGATTTGAAACGACTCAATCGCCGTACCTTGGAAGCTTTGATCAAGGCGGGGGCTATGGATTCTTTGGGGCCCAATCGGGCCACCTGTATGGCCTATCTAAACACGGCTCTTAAAGCGGCAGAGCAGCAATCTCAGAATGTGGACAGCGGTCAAAGTGATCTGTTTGGACTGGATAGTGCGCCACGAACTGCCGTCACTCCGGATATGCAGGCCGTTCCCGAATGGGATGATGAAACCCGTCTCAATGGTGAAAAAGAAACGTTGGGATTGTATCTTACCGGTCATCCTATTGATCGGTATGAGCAGGAATTGAGGGATATCATTAGTTCCAAGATTTGCGATCTGAATCCCAAGTCCAACCAAACCATCCGTATTGCCGGACTGATTGTAGCATTACGAACCATGAATACTCGTCGCGGCGATCGTATGGCATTTTTGACTCTGGATGATCGCAGTGGAAGGGTTGAATTGGCTGTATTTTCAGATGCTTACCAGCACTATCGGGATATGCTGGCCAAGGATCGCCTGGTCGTTGTGGAAGGCGAGGTGAGTGTGGACGAGTACAGTGGCGGGATTAAGATGAGCGCCCAGAAAATATTCGATATCAATAAAACCCGCGAAATTTTCGCCAAACGGCTTCTGCTAACCTTAGATAAAACCAAGACAGAACAAGGGTTTGCAAGTCTTTTGAAGAATGTGCTGGACCCGTTTAAACAGGGTCATTGTCCGATTTATGTGCATTACAAGGGCCAAGGAGCCAATGCCCGTATCAGGCTGGGGGAGCAGTGGAATGTGCATCCCACGGACGAATTGATTCACCGACTCACTGAACTGGCCGGGGAGCACTCTGTGTGTGTGGAATACCGCTAGGACTCAGATGAGCGGTGTGGCAACGATGCTTGTGTAGCGCTTAGTAGGGAAAGACTTATGTGCCCGCATGCACTATAATGCGGAGTTTTTGATACAAGAGAAACTGACTTCAATGAATTTGAATTTTCTGGAATTCGAACAGCCGATCGCGGAGTTGGAAGCCAAAATAGAAGAACTTCGCTATGTAGGTAATGATAACGAAATCAATATTTCTGAGGAAATTACGCGCCTGCAGGAAAAGAGCCGAGTGTTGACGGAAAACATTTTTTCCAATCTCAATTCCTGGCAAATTTCCCAACTGGCGCGGCATCCGCAACGTCCCTTTACCTTGGATTATATCGAACATATATGTACGGATTTTGAAGAATTACACGGTGATCGCAGTTTCGCTGATGACCCGGCCATTGTCGGTGGTGTGGCTCGTATAGACGAACGACCCGTAATGGTTATTGGCCAGCAGAAGGGCCGTGACACAGCAGAAAAAATTCAACGCAATTTTGGTATGCCCAAACCCGAAGGGTACCGCAAGGCCATGCGCTTGATGCAAATGGCGGAGCGCTTCAAATTACCTCTGATTACCTTCATAGACACACCGGGTGCTTATCCTGGCATTGATGCTGAAGAGCGGGGCCAAAGCGAAGCCATTGCCCGCAATTTATTTGTGATGGCGCAATTGAGAACACCGATTATTTGCACTGTCATTGGTGAAGGCGGTTCCGGCGGCGCCTTGGCCATTGGTGTCGGGGATCGGGTTTTAATGCTGCAATACAGCACCTATTCTGTTATCTCGCCGGAAGGTTGTTCATCCATCTTATGGAAAAGTGCGGAGAACGCTGCCGAAGCTGCAGAGTCCATGGGTATCGTTTCCACTCGTTTAAAAGAGCTGGGTTTGATCGATCAGGTCATTAGTGAGCCTTTGGGTGGGGCGCATCGGGATACGGAGACCATGGCGGCAAACTTAAAAAATGCCTTGTTGGAAAATCTGGATTATCTGCAAAGTTTGCCCACGGATAAACTGCTGGAGCAACGTTACGAACGCCACATGCGGTTTGGAAACTTTTCAGAGGGTTAGTTTTCAAAACGGTTCTGTTGCCCACGAAGTGTGCCGCAAACCTGTCACACGGCTTATCCGGCATGTAGCTAATAGAGTTCGTAATTGTACAAGTCAGCGTCAGGTTAGTTCACCATGTCCACGGTTCTCCATACTGTCCAGCAAATGCTAAAACGCCAGCCACCGGTTCGTCGTTACTGGGTGGCCTTCAGCGGTGGTGTGGATTCTCATGTACTGTTGCATTGTATGGCGCGTATTGAGGATTTACGCGGCGCACAGTTGTGGGCTGTGCATGTGAACCACAATCTTATGCCGCAAGCACAACATTGGGTAGAGCATTGTACCCAGGTTGCCACACAGTTACAGGTACCTTGTGAGATCGTTCAGGTCAATGCCAAAGCCGGTCAAGGTGAAAGCCCCGAAGCCAAAGCTCGACAGGTGCGTTACGCTGCGTTTCATGCCTTGATGCAAAAAAATGATTGTCTGCTGACGGCGCATCATCAGGATGATCAGGCGGAAACCTTACTGTTGCAACTGATGCGAGGTGCCGGTCCTCGTGGTCTTGCTGCAATGCCGGAATCCGGTACGCAATCCGGCTACACGATCATGCGGCCAATGTTATCGTTGAGCCAGGAACAAATTCTCGATTACGCCCAACAGTATCAACTGCGGTGGGTAGATGACAGCAGCAACGAAGACTGTGGCTTCGATCGCAACTATTTACGCCATCAGGTCATACCCTTGTTGAAAAATCGCTGGCCTGCTATGGCAAAAACCCTTAGCCGCAGTGCCGCCTCGTGTGCGGAAGCGTCTCGCTGCCTGGATGAACAAGGGGAGAGCGACTTGCAACAAGTCACTCAGGGTGAGGGTTTGTCCGTCAAAAGCTTGAACCGACTCAGTTCTCATCGCTTGCACAATGTGTTGCGGTTTTGGATTCGATCGCTCGGGCTTACGGTTCCGAATCAGGCGGTGTTACACGAAGTGGAGAACCTATTGCGTGCCAGTGTGGATGCCAAACCCCTGGTGCATTGGAAAGGGGCAGAACTACGACGGTACCGGGACACGGTATACATTATGGCTCCGTTAATGCCATTTAGTGCTCAGCCGGTTTTATGGGATTGCCAACAAGCCTTGGACTTTCCCGGTGCCGGTTGTTTGCAGGCACAGGCAGGTATTGGCTGCGGTATAAAACAAATCTATGCAGAAAATCTCATTGTTCGCTTTCGAACCGGCGGCGAACGATTTCGGCAGGCCGGACATCATCATTCCCTGAAAAACTGGTTTCAAGAACAGGGTGTTTTGCCCTGGCTGCGTGATCGTATCCCTTTGTTGTTTCACCACAATGAACTCGTCGCCGTTGGTGATTGTGTAGTGGACGAAACTTACTTGGCGGCGGCAGAAGAACCCGGGTGGTCCGTGCATTGGAGCGTGGAGTCCAAGTCTACGTCGTAATAGTCGGGCAGAAGCGAGCCTGGGTTCATGGTAGAATGGCCTCTATATACAAAATACGGTTCGAGTTTCATGCAGTTTAGACAAAGTATACAGAGAGTTTTGGCGCAAGCGGTGTTCTGTACAGCCTTAGGGCTTGGCGGCCTGGTTTTCCAACCGTCACCCGGTGAAGCACAGTCGGCCTCGGTGTCGGATATAAACCCAACAATGGATCTGCAAGTGGGGCAATGCGCGGCTTGTCACGTCAAAGGTGAACATATCCAACAACTGGGTTCTATGGAAAAGTGTGAACAATGCCATGGCAAAGCGGATCATGAACCCCGTTTGCAAAAAGTAAGTCAGACGTTGGCGGATGCACTAACTCAGGGTAAGACGAGCGGGAATTCATCCCAGGGAAAAAAAACTGTTAAGACCGAAAACGACTCTAAGCGAACCAAAGCCTTGTTGGCCGAACCCGGTCAGGAAACGGATAAATCCATTGTACACAAAATATTACCCACAGCCGGCATGAGCTATCCCATTTATTATCAAGGCAGCCGTATCGGGTCGGAACCCAATAAAATGGTGCTGGTTCCTGCCGGGGAATTTATCATGGGCACGGATGATCGGTTACCGGATGAAGGGCCTCAGCATAAGGTATATTTACCCGCTTACTATATTGATATCTACGAAGTGACCAATCTGCAATATAAGCAGTTCAATGACGCCACTCATCGGCGTTCACCCACACATTTTCGTAATCGCACGTTTCCTGAGGGCAAGGCGGATCATCCCGTGACCTATGTGTCTTGGGAAGATGCCGATGCTTATTGTCGCTGGGCCAAGAAACGTTTGCCCACAGATCAGGAGTGGGAAAAGGCCGCCAGAGGTACGGATGGGCGTATGTTTCCATGGGGTGGTGAGTTTGATGTAAAAAAAGCCAATACTCCGATTCGTTGGCAGCAGATTGGTTCTTTTGGTGATACTACACCAGTGGGTGCCTTTGAAAATGGAAAAAGTCCATATGGGCTTTATGATACCACGGGCAATGTTTGGGAGTGGACTGCATCGTGGTATCAGGCCTATCCCAACAATAAGGTGGCATCGGAGAGTTATGGAACTCGTTATAAAACCTTAAAAGGCGGTTCCTGGTTTGATTGTTCTTTTTATAAGTGCGGAATTTCAGCGCCGGTGTTCAATCGGGCATTTTTTGCTACTCGCACCAAGAATGACAGTTTTGGTTTTCGTTGCGCCGGTGATGTTGCTACAAATAGTTCACCCGCTAAACCGACCTCGATAAAGCCATAACAATAAATCGATAACAGCGGAACCAAATCGTCAATAAGGGGGAGAGTTTGACATATCAGGTTTATTTAATGATAGCACTGGTGCTTGTGTTACTCAGCGCTTGCAGTCAATCGGCTAACAACAGTAGTGCCGGGGTGTTACCGCCTGTCGACATGGTGAGTGTTCCAGCCGGTGATTTTGTTATGGGTAGTGAGAAGGAAGATACCGAAGGCGTGCAGCAGCGTTACGGTTTTCCCAATCCTTTATACCGAGACGAACGGCCGCGACGCAAGGTGTCGGTCGCCGCGTTTCAGATAGACAGTTATGAGGTCAGCAATAAACTGTATAAGCTTTTTATCTTAAACAGCAAACGTATGATGCCGTTTCATTGGGTCAACAACGGTTACGCCCTGTCAGAAGAAAAGCTAAAGAGTATGGATGTGGAGAAGTTGCGTAAGATCGCCGTAGAATATTTCAAACTGGATATGGATACGCGAAAAATGGACAAACCGCAGTTGCTTAACGCGATGCTGGAGCAACAAAAAGTGCTGGATACCTACCCGGTGGGGGGTGTCAATTGGTTTGAAGCCAAAGCCTTTTGCGAGTGGCGCGGTGCGCGTTTACCACGGGAAGCGGAATGGGAAAAAGCCGCCAGAGGCACGGACGGTCGGGAATATCCATGGGGAAATCAATGGGATCCGAAAATCACCAATACCGGTGATGACGCTAATTGGGAAAACGGCATAGCGCCTGTGGGAGCTTATCCGGAGAATCGTTCTCCTTACGGGGCATACGATATGTCGGGAAACGTGTGGGAGTGGGTGGAAGATTGGTATGAGCCTTACCCGGGTTCGGACCATCAAAGTCCACTGTTTGGCAAAATTAACCGTGTGATCCGAGGCGGGGGCGGTGGTGTGGGCCACTATGCCATCAGTTATTTCTTCCGTGCGGCGACACGACAGTATTCTGAACCGGAGTTGGAAAGTGAGGATGTGGGTTTTCGTTGCGCCAAGGATGCGTAAACATACAGAGCGAAAGTGTACAGGGCGACGATGTGCAGCAAACCATGTAGCTTGTTTTAATCTGCAATGGTTGTGGGCGCCGGCGTTTATTGGCTTGATGGGTGTTGGTGAGGCACTGGGTGGTGCTCCGTCTTTAACCGAGCCGGAAAAGAAAAAATCGACTTTAACCGCGGAGAAACAGGAAGTATTAAAACAGGAAGTATTAAAACAGGAGCATCACCGGCGTTCGGCTTCCTGTTTTTCCTGTCACCGGAATACCGAATCACCGGCATTCAAACAGCTGATGAAGACTGCCTGTGTACAGTGCCATAAAACCGGTTGGGTTACCGGAAAACTGGCGGCTTTAAAACACGAGCCGGAGACTCCGCAGTCTGATTCCAACTTT comes from Gammaproteobacteria bacterium and encodes:
- a CDS encoding SUMF1/EgtB/PvdO family nonheme iron enzyme — encoded protein: MQFRQSIQRVLAQAVFCTALGLGGLVFQPSPGEAQSASVSDINPTMDLQVGQCAACHVKGEHIQQLGSMEKCEQCHGKADHEPRLQKVSQTLADALTQGKTSGNSSQGKKTVKTENDSKRTKALLAEPGQETDKSIVHKILPTAGMSYPIYYQGSRIGSEPNKMVLVPAGEFIMGTDDRLPDEGPQHKVYLPAYYIDIYEVTNLQYKQFNDATHRRSPTHFRNRTFPEGKADHPVTYVSWEDADAYCRWAKKRLPTDQEWEKAARGTDGRMFPWGGEFDVKKANTPIRWQQIGSFGDTTPVGAFENGKSPYGLYDTTGNVWEWTASWYQAYPNNKVASESYGTRYKTLKGGSWFDCSFYKCGISAPVFNRAFFATRTKNDSFGFRCAGDVATNSSPAKPTSIKP
- the dnaE gene encoding DNA polymerase III subunit alpha produces the protein MEPQFVHLQVHTEYSLVDGITRIKPLVNKVKQENMPAVAVTDQCNLFAMVKFYRAAIQAGVKPIIGVEVWVQNPEKISQPFRLLLLCQNNQGYRNLTQLVSRAYMEGQHGGIPMLQRDWFEGQTEGIIALSGGREGDVGQALLAANTELANEYLRYWDGLFPDRYYLQLQRTGRPGEEDYVHAAVDLALQHGTPVVATNDVHFLAASDFEAHEVRVCIHDGRTLDDPRRPKRYSEQQYLRNATEMLELFADIPEALANSVEIAKRCNVELTLGKNFLPDFPIPDGLTEAEFFRREAREGLQRRLEFLFDAQGDDFEVIRKPYDERLEIELNVIISMGFPGYFLIVADFIQWAKQNGVPVGPGRGSGAGSLVAYALTITDLDPLRYELLFERFLNPERVSMPDFDVDFCMEGRDRVIEYVSEHYGKEKVSQIITYGSMAAKAVVRDVGRVLGHPYGFVDQIAKLIPFDIGITLDKALEQEEALRERYQREEEVQLLIDMARSLEGLSRNAGKHAGGVVIAPSKLTDFSPLYCEQGGASLVTQFDKDDVESVGLVKFDFLGLRTLTIIDWALKTINAQKQTLGEEPIQIERISLEDEASYTLLKNCSTTAVFQLESRGMKDLIKRLQPDNFEDIVALVALFRPGPLQSGMVDDFINRKHGRAKVEYPHPDLAPILKPTYGVILYQEQVMQIAQVLASYTLGGADLLRRAMGKKKPEEMAKQREIFTEGALGRGVEAKTATYIFDLMEKFAGYGFNKSHSAAYALVSYQTAWLKTHYPEAFMAAVLSADMDNTDKVVTLIEECREMDLSVTPPDVNLCDYRFTVKQDGVILYGLGAIKGVGEGAIEVVRQERLDHGPYADLFEFCRRVDLKRLNRRTLEALIKAGAMDSLGPNRATCMAYLNTALKAAEQQSQNVDSGQSDLFGLDSAPRTAVTPDMQAVPEWDDETRLNGEKETLGLYLTGHPIDRYEQELRDIISSKICDLNPKSNQTIRIAGLIVALRTMNTRRGDRMAFLTLDDRSGRVELAVFSDAYQHYRDMLAKDRLVVVEGEVSVDEYSGGIKMSAQKIFDINKTREIFAKRLLLTLDKTKTEQGFASLLKNVLDPFKQGHCPIYVHYKGQGANARIRLGEQWNVHPTDELIHRLTELAGEHSVCVEYR
- the tilS gene encoding tRNA lysidine(34) synthetase TilS, which codes for MSTVLHTVQQMLKRQPPVRRYWVAFSGGVDSHVLLHCMARIEDLRGAQLWAVHVNHNLMPQAQHWVEHCTQVATQLQVPCEIVQVNAKAGQGESPEAKARQVRYAAFHALMQKNDCLLTAHHQDDQAETLLLQLMRGAGPRGLAAMPESGTQSGYTIMRPMLSLSQEQILDYAQQYQLRWVDDSSNEDCGFDRNYLRHQVIPLLKNRWPAMAKTLSRSAASCAEASRCLDEQGESDLQQVTQGEGLSVKSLNRLSSHRLHNVLRFWIRSLGLTVPNQAVLHEVENLLRASVDAKPLVHWKGAELRRYRDTVYIMAPLMPFSAQPVLWDCQQALDFPGAGCLQAQAGIGCGIKQIYAENLIVRFRTGGERFRQAGHHHSLKNWFQEQGVLPWLRDRIPLLFHHNELVAVGDCVVDETYLAAAEEPGWSVHWSVESKSTS
- a CDS encoding formylglycine-generating enzyme family protein; translation: MIALVLVLLSACSQSANNSSAGVLPPVDMVSVPAGDFVMGSEKEDTEGVQQRYGFPNPLYRDERPRRKVSVAAFQIDSYEVSNKLYKLFILNSKRMMPFHWVNNGYALSEEKLKSMDVEKLRKIAVEYFKLDMDTRKMDKPQLLNAMLEQQKVLDTYPVGGVNWFEAKAFCEWRGARLPREAEWEKAARGTDGREYPWGNQWDPKITNTGDDANWENGIAPVGAYPENRSPYGAYDMSGNVWEWVEDWYEPYPGSDHQSPLFGKINRVIRGGGGGVGHYAISYFFRAATRQYSEPELESEDVGFRCAKDA
- the accA gene encoding acetyl-CoA carboxylase carboxyl transferase subunit alpha gives rise to the protein MNLNFLEFEQPIAELEAKIEELRYVGNDNEINISEEITRLQEKSRVLTENIFSNLNSWQISQLARHPQRPFTLDYIEHICTDFEELHGDRSFADDPAIVGGVARIDERPVMVIGQQKGRDTAEKIQRNFGMPKPEGYRKAMRLMQMAERFKLPLITFIDTPGAYPGIDAEERGQSEAIARNLFVMAQLRTPIICTVIGEGGSGGALAIGVGDRVLMLQYSTYSVISPEGCSSILWKSAENAAEAAESMGIVSTRLKELGLIDQVISEPLGGAHRDTETMAANLKNALLENLDYLQSLPTDKLLEQRYERHMRFGNFSEG